A section of the Sebastes fasciatus isolate fSebFas1 chromosome 21, fSebFas1.pri, whole genome shotgun sequence genome encodes:
- the LOC141759800 gene encoding apolipoprotein D-like, giving the protein MKAFQVLLVLFLTAAAADGQSFHPGKCPQLCVQEDFNVTKYMGTWYEIEKLPAIFERGQCNQATYSLLPDGTVKVLNAELLSNGKINSIEGVARVKNSSQPAILGVSFFKGVPDGPYWVLSTDYQSYSLVYSCSNYLGRLFHIDFAWILARTRVLTDDVIDGLHDKLASAGVNINRLTVSNQTGCDVMT; this is encoded by the exons ATGAAGGCATTCCAG GTCCTGCTTGTTCTCTtcctgactgctgctgcagctgatggTCAGTCTTTCCATCCTGGCAAATGTCCCCAGCTATGTGTTCAAGAGGACTTCAATGTTACAAAG TATATGGGCACCTGGTATGAAATAGAGAAGCTCCCAGCTATTTTTGAAAGAGGACAATGTAACCAAGCTACATACAGTCTGCTCCCTGATGGGACAGTCAAAGTTCTCAATGCAGAGCTGCT GTCCAATGGGAAGATAAACTCAATTGAGGGTGTTGCCAGAGTTAAAAACTCATCTCAACCTGCTATTCTGGGTGTCAGTTTCTTTAAAG GTGTCCCCGATGGTCCCTACTGGGTACTCTCCACAGACTACCAGTCATATTCTCTGGTGTACTCTTGTTCTAACTACTTGGGACGACTTTTCCACATCGACTTCGCCTGGATCCTGGCTCGCACTCGGGTGTTGACTGACGACGTCATTGACGGGTTACATGATAAACTGGCTTCTGCTGGTGTGAACATAAACCGCCTTACAGTCAGTAATCAGACAGGATGTGATGTCATGACCTGA